In the genome of Bosea sp. BIWAKO-01, the window CGGCTCGATCCTGACGGGCTCGATGCATTCGATCTCTGGGTGAAAAAGGTCCGCGGCTTCTGGGGCTCGCGCCTCGACATATTGGGGCAGAAACTGGCGCAAGCCGACAGTCATGAGGGAGAGAAGGATGCATGAGGGAGAGACGGATGAGTGAGTACGGCACTGTTCTTGAAAGTGGCGCGGTGCGGTTCGAGCGGCTCCTGCCGGGGCCAGTCGAACGCGTCTGGGCCTACCTGGCGGAGTCCGGCAAGCGCGGCACCTGGCTGGCCTCTGGTGATTTCGACTTGCGCGTCGGCGGTGAGACGAAGCTTCTGTTCAAGCATTCGGAGATCACCGATGAGCCGCCGCCCGAGCGCTATCGCGAGGTGAATGACAAAGGATTTCTCGCGACCGGGACGATCACCCGCTGCGAGCCGCCACATGCGCTTGCCTTCACCTGGGACGGGGACGGCAATCCCCTCTCGGAGGTGACCTTCGAGCTCAGTCCAAGGGATGGCAAGGTGCTGCTGGTGCTGACCCATCGCAAGCTCGCCGACAAGGCTGCGATGACGAATGTCTCCGGCGGTTGGCACATGCATCTCGGCCTGCTCGAGGACCAGCTTGCGGGGCAGACGCCGCGTGGTTTCTGGTCCCGGCAGGCGAAGCTCGAGAGTGAGTACGCCGCACTCTTTGCGAACCTGCCCGAGTAGGGCGGGGCCTCATGCCGCCCGCGTGCCGGGCACGGGCCGCTCTCGAGGCGGCGCGGCCCGCGTCAGGCAAGGACGCTGGCCGCGCCCGATCCGCTTTGCGGCGTGTGTCGGCGTACATTGCGAGCTTGATCGAGCGACGGTACTCGTCGCAAAGGGGGGCTGCCTGCCGCTCGACGATGCCAGTCAGATCGACGATTGCCGGCAATCTCAGCCTATCTCCCTCCAAAAAACCGCCTTGGCGGCCAGCTCCAGCTCAGGCTGAGTTTCTGAGACGCAGCGGGGGATCGTCGTGTGGTTTCACATGCCTCCGGCGCCCGACGGAGAACCGCCGCGCGCGCTTCTGGCAACGATTGCGACGATCGTCTCGAAGAGCTCGTCCTGAGCCTGCGCGGCCGTGATGTCTCCCGCCGCGGCGGCAGAAGACAGGGCCTCGGCTGAACCGAGCAGCGCCCAGAGGCCCGCTGGAGCAATCGTACTGGAGCCGGCGAAGGGCGCGAGCGCGGCTCGGCACTTCTCCATGAAGATCGCTTCGTAATCACGCTTGAGCTTTGCGAGCTCGGGCGCGCCGGCAAGTGCCGCGATCACGCCAGGGATCTCACGGCCCTGGAGGAGTACGCAGTCGACATAGGATGACGCGATGACCGCTGCCCTGCCTGCCAGGGTCGGCTCGCTGGCGTCGAGCGCGGCATCCATGAGTGCCGTCTGGCGCGCGTCGAACTCCTGGTAAAGCGCTGCCAGCAGCCCGCTGCGTGTGCCGAAATGGTCGTAGACGACGGGTTTTGTCACCCCTGACCGCTCGGCTAGCCGACCCAGCGTGAGCGCTTCGGTTCCCTCCTCCCGGATCAGTCGCCACGCGACATCCAGAAGCTGGCGATAGCGGTCTTCCCTCGCCAGTCGCCGACGCGGCGGCAGAGCTGGTGGGTGATCGTTCGGTCCGGCACTTGACATGTTTATATACCAAAAGTAACTTACTAAAAGTATATATCACTCAAGTCCCCCCCGCAATCACTCAGCCGGAGTTCTTTAAATGCACGCGCTCATTGTCGTCGCCCATCCTGATCGCGCGTCGCTCAGTCATGGCGTCGCTGCGCATGTCGGGGAGGGAGTGTCCCTGTCCGGGCCGGGCAATTCCTTCGAAATAGCTGATCTCGCGGCCGAAGGTTTCGACCCACGCTTTACCGAGGCCGATCTCGCAGTTCACCGTCGCGAGGTGCTGCCGCCGGCCGACATTGCCGCCGAACAGGTGCGGATCGATCGCGCCGATGCCCTTGTCCTGGTCTATCCCGTTTATTGGTGGTCGATGCCGGCGCTTCTCAAGGGCTGGATCGATCGCGTCTTCGCCAATGGATGGGCCTATGACGAAGGCCCGGATACACCGATGCTAAA includes:
- a CDS encoding SRPBCC family protein, whose product is MSEYGTVLESGAVRFERLLPGPVERVWAYLAESGKRGTWLASGDFDLRVGGETKLLFKHSEITDEPPPERYREVNDKGFLATGTITRCEPPHALAFTWDGDGNPLSEVTFELSPRDGKVLLVLTHRKLADKAAMTNVSGGWHMHLGLLEDQLAGQTPRGFWSRQAKLESEYAALFANLPE
- a CDS encoding NAD(P)H-dependent oxidoreductase; translation: MHALIVVAHPDRASLSHGVAAHVGEGVSLSGPGNSFEIADLAAEGFDPRFTEADLAVHRREVLPPADIAAEQVRIDRADALVLVYPVYWWSMPALLKGWIDRVFANGWAYDEGPDTPMLKKLGHLPVHLVAIGGASLRTYARHGYFGAMKTQIDHGIFDYCGAPVVTSELLLGSGQDAPAEHLETARAIGRTLFKAHRPSSRQVAA
- a CDS encoding TetR/AcrR family transcriptional regulator; translation: MSSAGPNDHPPALPPRRRLAREDRYRQLLDVAWRLIREEGTEALTLGRLAERSGVTKPVVYDHFGTRSGLLAALYQEFDARQTALMDAALDASEPTLAGRAAVIASSYVDCVLLQGREIPGVIAALAGAPELAKLKRDYEAIFMEKCRAALAPFAGSSTIAPAGLWALLGSAEALSSAAAAGDITAAQAQDELFETIVAIVARSARGGSPSGAGGM